The DNA segment TGGAGCACCCGGAATGCATTCTCGCCGGTTTTCACGCTGTGCAGCAGATGACCCCATGTCTGCCACCGATATGCCTGGCCGATGTACGTCGCCGATGGTCTCACCGACAGCTCGGCGTCGGAGCGCAGGCACTCCCCCATGGCCGCCAGCGAGAAGCGCCGATTCTCGTGCTCGCTGAGCACCCCGATCGCAGCAAGCGCCCGCAACAACCGATACAGCGCTCGAGGATGGGCGCCGACGGCCGCGGCGATCTCGTCGCTGGCGCGCGGGCCGGTCGCCATGTGGTCAGCCACGCCCAGCACCGCGGCGACGTGGATGGCTTGGGAGATCTGGAAACCTTTGATCAGACGATGGAGGTCGCCCGCAGCCTGCTCCTGGCTCAGTGTGCCCTGTCGATCCATTTCGTCCTCACTACCTAGGATGGGTGCCGTTCGAGGCGGCGCCGCAGCACCAACTCGCGGCCCTCGATCCAGCCGCGGGCACGCTGCGGATAGAACGCGAGCGTCACGCGATCGTAGACGAGCTTGCCGGTCTCGGTGAGCGAGATGCAGTCACCGTCATCGCTGGCGAGGCCCGCCGCCAGCACTCCCTGCAGCACCTCGCCGTAGTCATCCTCAACGGAGCAACCGAACTCACGCGCGTACTCACTCCGGTTCAGCGGCCTGCCATCGCCCAAGGACAACGCGACGAAGCGCGCCTTGCGGTCCTCCACGCGGAGGAGGAAGGTCTCCTCCACCGGACTCTGCCCCGCCTCGACGCGCGCTGTGTATCGGTCGATGTCAGCAGAATTGCGATAGACGATATTTCCCAGGCGGGAACGTGCGCTGGGGCCGATTCCGATCTGGTTGCCGATGCTGGTCACGTCCTCGAAGCGTGGCTTCCGCACTCCAGACGCGGGCGTGCCGCGCACGAACTCGCGCCAGCGCATCTGTCTGTATCCCAGGGCGTCAGCAGTCCGCTGGACGAACGCGCGCCAGTGGACGAGCCGAGCCAGGTCGAGCCGCTCATCCTGGCGCAGCCGGCCGGCGACTGGCGTGCGTTCGTTGATGCGCAGGTCGTATGCCGTCACGGCGTCGACTCCGCGGGCCGCGACCGCCTCGAAGTCGCCACGGAAGGTGGCCTCGGTTTGTCGCGGCAGGCCGTAGATGAGGTCGACGTTGACGATGAGCCCGCTGGCTACGAGCCGCTCGCAGGCGACTAGGGCCTCGGCACCACTATGTCGTCGACCCACGCTGTCGAGCACGGCGTCATCCAAGCTCTGAATCCCCATGCTGACCCGCCCGATGCCGCGTCGCCGGAAGACGCGGAGGTACTCCTCCGTCGCCGTCTCCGGGGAGCACTCGACCGTGTGAATCTGTTGTCCGTCGTCACGCACACGCGCGAGCACGGTTGCCAGCAGCTCGTCCAAGAGATCGGCCGGCAAGGATGTGGGCGTGCCGCCGCCCACGTAGAGCTGCGACAGCGGCGTGTCCGGCACCACCCAGCCCAGCTCGCGCACCGCAGCCGCCACGTACCGTCGCATCCGCTCTGGCGAAGCCCCTACGCGCTTTGCATAGAAGCAGAAGGTGCAACCGTACTCGCAGAACGGCACGTGGACGTAGATACCCAGCCGCCCGCCAGCCGGCCGCGGGCGCTCAGCACCAGGTGTCGCCACGAATGCCGGGGCCGACATCGGGTAGACGCTGGTTGGAGCATAGGCGACGCGCTGGACCGCGCCGAGCGCCTGCACGATTCGTTCGAGATCCGCATCCTCGCGCCAAGGGCTCGTGGGTGCCATCAGGATTCGATGCTTGCGTTCCCGTGAAATGTCAACCATTCGCCGAGTACGTCTCACCTCGGTGCGCAGATGACTCCACCGCCGGCCCGCGACCATAGCAGAGGATAGCGCCCGGGGGCATTAGCTCGGGCGGCCGGCTGGTGTGAGTCCTGAATGTACCCGCCGTGCG comes from the Candidatus Binatia bacterium genome and includes:
- a CDS encoding methyltransferase dimerization domain-containing protein; translated protein: MDRQGTLSQEQAAGDLHRLIKGFQISQAIHVAAVLGVADHMATGPRASDEIAAAVGAHPRALYRLLRALAAIGVLSEHENRRFSLAAMGECLRSDAELSVRPSATYIGQAYRWQTWGHLLHSVKTGENAFRVLHGMDSWAYRERHPEQNAIFNAAMTANSRRVDRAIVAACDFSRCER
- a CDS encoding coproporphyrinogen-III oxidase family protein, with translation MAPTSPWREDADLERIVQALGAVQRVAYAPTSVYPMSAPAFVATPGAERPRPAGGRLGIYVHVPFCEYGCTFCFYAKRVGASPERMRRYVAAAVRELGWVVPDTPLSQLYVGGGTPTSLPADLLDELLATVLARVRDDGQQIHTVECSPETATEEYLRVFRRRGIGRVSMGIQSLDDAVLDSVGRRHSGAEALVACERLVASGLIVNVDLIYGLPRQTEATFRGDFEAVAARGVDAVTAYDLRINERTPVAGRLRQDERLDLARLVHWRAFVQRTADALGYRQMRWREFVRGTPASGVRKPRFEDVTSIGNQIGIGPSARSRLGNIVYRNSADIDRYTARVEAGQSPVEETFLLRVEDRKARFVALSLGDGRPLNRSEYAREFGCSVEDDYGEVLQGVLAAGLASDDGDCISLTETGKLVYDRVTLAFYPQRARGWIEGRELVLRRRLERHPS